The Planococcus donghaensis genome contains a region encoding:
- the mnmE gene encoding tRNA uridine-5-carboxymethylaminomethyl(34) synthesis GTPase MnmE — MEFDTIAAISTPSGEGAIAIVRLSGPEAVAIADKLFRAPSNKALASQATHTIHYGHLEDPATGEIAEEVMVSLMKAPKTFTREDVIEINCHGGIVSVNRVLELVLRGGARLAEPGEFTKRAFLNGRIDLSQAEAVMDLIRAKTDRAMDVALNQMEGKLSKLIGTLRQALLESIAQMEVNIDYPEYDDVEEMTRPIMLEKSKWVRLEIEKLLQTSSQGKILREGLSTVILGRPNVGKSSLLNSLVQENKAIVTEIAGTTRDIIEEYVNVRGVPLRLVDTAGIRETEDIVERIGVERSRKVLKEADLILYVLNYAEALTPEDELLFETVKDMDYIVVINKTDLPQKIDLEQVQKLAGDKLLVTTSLVEEEGIDQLEEAIAALFFKGEIEAGDMTYVSNVRHIALLHQAHKTISDAIEAAEMEVPVDMIQIDVTRTWELLGEIIGDTADDGLLNQLFSQFCLGK, encoded by the coding sequence ATGGAATTCGACACAATCGCTGCCATATCGACACCGAGTGGAGAGGGAGCAATCGCAATTGTCCGCTTGAGCGGTCCTGAAGCTGTTGCAATTGCAGACAAACTGTTCCGGGCTCCAAGCAATAAAGCGTTAGCTTCTCAAGCAACGCATACCATCCATTATGGGCACCTAGAAGATCCAGCGACTGGGGAAATCGCGGAAGAAGTGATGGTATCACTCATGAAAGCACCTAAAACCTTTACCCGTGAAGATGTTATTGAAATCAACTGCCACGGTGGAATTGTTTCGGTAAATCGAGTGCTTGAATTGGTATTACGTGGAGGCGCAAGACTTGCTGAACCAGGTGAGTTTACGAAACGAGCATTTTTAAATGGCCGAATCGATTTGTCTCAAGCAGAAGCGGTTATGGACTTGATTCGTGCAAAAACGGATCGTGCCATGGATGTTGCGCTCAACCAAATGGAAGGTAAGCTATCCAAGTTAATTGGCACATTGCGCCAAGCCTTACTAGAATCGATTGCTCAAATGGAAGTAAATATCGATTATCCAGAATATGACGACGTAGAAGAAATGACGCGTCCAATTATGTTGGAAAAATCGAAATGGGTTCGTTTAGAAATCGAGAAATTGCTACAAACATCCTCACAAGGGAAAATTTTAAGAGAAGGGCTTTCAACCGTCATTTTAGGACGTCCCAATGTCGGAAAATCTTCTCTTTTAAACAGCCTTGTTCAAGAAAATAAAGCAATTGTCACAGAAATAGCGGGAACTACCCGTGATATAATAGAGGAATACGTGAATGTCCGTGGGGTTCCATTGCGTTTAGTTGACACAGCCGGGATTCGTGAAACAGAAGATATTGTCGAGCGAATTGGTGTTGAACGTTCAAGAAAAGTGTTAAAAGAAGCTGATTTGATCCTTTACGTGTTAAATTATGCAGAAGCGCTAACGCCAGAAGATGAACTGTTGTTTGAAACGGTTAAAGATATGGACTATATTGTCGTTATCAATAAAACCGACTTGCCGCAGAAAATCGATTTGGAGCAAGTGCAGAAGTTAGCTGGCGATAAATTGTTAGTGACAACTTCGCTAGTTGAAGAAGAAGGCATAGATCAGCTTGAAGAAGCGATTGCTGCTTTGTTTTTCAAAGGAGAGATCGAAGCAGGGGATATGACCTATGTATCCAATGTGCGTCACATTGCATTGTTGCATCAGGCACATAAAACCATTTCAGACGCCATTGAAGCTGCTGAAATGGAGGTCCCTGTAGATATGATTCAAATTGATGTTACTCGAACGTGGGAGCTACTTGGGGAGATTATAGGAGATACCGCAGATGACGGCCTCTTAAACCAATTATTCTCTCAGTTCTGTCTAGGGAAATAA
- the yidC gene encoding membrane protein insertase YidC codes for MNKKLVLLFSLIAVTLLLSGCTEFDQPISDQSEGFWNEFIVWPLVSTITYFKGLLGTYGFGIIAVTIIIRLVMLPLMIKQTKSSKRMQEVQPELVKLKEKYKSKDAVTQQKYQKEMMALFQEKGVNPMAGCLPVVIQMPVLIGFYHAISRMNNTPEIDLGAFLIFPLAEPSIVLAIIAGLMQFVVLRTGPAMDNPQMRIMMYFMPVMIIGFGIVLPSALTLYWVIGNIISLIQNLVIYRPWEKKDVQEPVKTKAGGAKK; via the coding sequence GTGAATAAGAAATTAGTTTTGCTCTTTTCACTGATTGCAGTAACTTTGCTGCTTTCTGGCTGTACTGAATTTGATCAGCCGATCAGTGATCAAAGTGAAGGTTTTTGGAATGAGTTTATCGTTTGGCCATTGGTTTCAACTATCACATACTTTAAAGGCTTATTAGGAACTTATGGGTTTGGGATTATCGCAGTAACGATTATCATTCGATTAGTTATGTTGCCGTTGATGATTAAACAAACCAAAAGTTCAAAACGTATGCAAGAAGTACAACCTGAACTGGTTAAACTAAAAGAAAAATACAAGTCGAAAGATGCTGTTACGCAACAAAAATACCAAAAAGAAATGATGGCATTGTTCCAAGAAAAAGGCGTTAATCCAATGGCAGGGTGTTTGCCTGTAGTTATTCAAATGCCGGTGCTAATTGGTTTTTATCATGCAATTAGTCGTATGAATAATACACCGGAAATCGACTTAGGAGCATTTCTTATTTTCCCACTGGCTGAGCCAAGTATTGTTTTGGCAATTATCGCCGGGTTGATGCAGTTCGTTGTTTTACGCACTGGGCCAGCGATGGACAATCCGCAAATGCGAATTATGATGTATTTCATGCCTGTTATGATCATTGGTTTTGGTATTGTATTACCTTCCGCATTAACATTGTATTGGGTTATCGGAAATATCATTTCACTTATCCAAAATTTAGTAATTTATCGTCCGTGGGAGAAAAAAGATGTTCAAGAGCCTGTTAAAACGAAAGCAGGAGGGGCTAAAAAGTGA
- the rsmG gene encoding 16S rRNA (guanine(527)-N(7))-methyltransferase RsmG, which translates to MNEQQFKDALSEKGIVLTDKQLEQFRVYHKELVEWNDKMNLTAITEQPAVYLKHFYDSITAAFYLDFTKPMKICDVGAGAGFPSIPLKICFPHIEVTIVDSLNKRIQFLQHLSGELELTKVQFVHSRAEDFGQSIHRESYDVVTARAVARLSVLAELCVPLVKKGGVFAAMKAASASDELDDAEKALQKLGVKLEAVHSFLLPIEESERYIQVFKKFKETPKKYPRKAGVPNKSPIS; encoded by the coding sequence TTGAATGAACAACAGTTTAAAGATGCCCTCAGTGAAAAAGGGATCGTCTTAACCGATAAACAACTTGAGCAATTCCGGGTCTATCATAAAGAGTTAGTTGAATGGAACGACAAGATGAATCTTACAGCGATTACAGAACAACCTGCTGTATATTTAAAACATTTTTATGACTCAATTACTGCAGCATTTTATTTAGATTTCACAAAGCCTATGAAAATTTGTGATGTTGGTGCAGGTGCAGGATTCCCCAGTATCCCACTAAAAATCTGTTTTCCCCATATTGAGGTTACGATAGTGGACTCTCTTAACAAACGCATTCAATTTTTACAGCATTTGAGCGGTGAACTTGAATTAACTAAAGTCCAATTTGTTCATTCGAGAGCAGAAGACTTTGGCCAATCTATTCATCGGGAAAGCTACGATGTTGTAACAGCCCGCGCGGTAGCTAGATTATCCGTGTTGGCCGAATTATGTGTTCCACTTGTTAAAAAAGGCGGCGTCTTTGCAGCGATGAAAGCAGCCTCAGCTTCAGATGAATTAGATGATGCAGAAAAAGCATTACAAAAATTAGGTGTAAAGCTAGAAGCCGTTCATTCGTTCTTATTGCCGATAGAAGAAAGCGAACGTTACATTCAAGTATTTAAAAAGTTCAAAGAAACACCAAAGAAATATCCACGGAAAGCTGGAGTTCCAAACAAATCACCTATCTCTTAA
- the mnmG gene encoding tRNA uridine-5-carboxymethylaminomethyl(34) synthesis enzyme MnmG: MPQYEAGTFDVIVVGAGHAGAEAALASARMGAKTLVLTMNLDMIAFMPCNPSIGGPAKGIVVREIDALGGAMGRVIDKTHIQMRMLNTAKGPAVRALRAQADKVLYQQEMKRLMEEEPNLSLHQGIAEELIVEDGKIQGLITQVGGIYRANSVVITTGTFLRGEIIIGDLRYSSGPNNQQPSIKLAENLEKLGFETVRFKTGTPPRVNSNSIDYSKTEIQPGDDVPRAFSYETTEYITDQLPCWLTYTNEETHQVIDDNLHLSPMYSGMIKGTGPRYCPSIEDKVVRFNDKPRHQIFLEPEGRNTREVYVQGLSTSLPEHVQRKLLESIPGLEKAEMMRAGYAIEYDAIVPTQLWPTLESKQIENLYTAGQINGTSGYEEAAGQGLMAGINAAAKVLGKEEVILSRSDAYIGVLIDDLVTKGTNEPYRLLTSRAEYRLLLRHDNADMRLTELGYAIGMVKEDRYVKFLSKKERIEEEIKRLRSVMIKPNEATQQAIRDAGGSELKDGIRGADLLKRPEMTYDMISQLTASTVNLEDEVKEQVEIHIKYEGYIEKSLMQVDKLKKMENKKIPDNIDYHAISGIATEARGKLAEVRPLSIAQASRISGVNPADISILLVYIEQGKIAKISV; the protein is encoded by the coding sequence ATGCCACAATACGAAGCAGGCACGTTCGATGTCATCGTTGTAGGAGCTGGACATGCAGGAGCGGAAGCTGCTCTTGCGTCTGCGCGAATGGGCGCTAAAACGCTTGTTTTGACGATGAATCTGGATATGATCGCATTTATGCCATGTAACCCATCTATTGGGGGACCAGCAAAAGGCATAGTCGTACGTGAAATAGACGCACTTGGCGGAGCCATGGGGCGCGTAATCGATAAAACACACATTCAAATGAGAATGTTAAATACAGCTAAAGGACCTGCTGTTCGCGCACTGCGTGCACAAGCCGATAAAGTTCTATACCAACAAGAAATGAAACGCTTGATGGAAGAAGAGCCAAACTTAAGTTTACACCAAGGAATTGCAGAAGAATTGATCGTTGAAGACGGTAAAATTCAAGGTCTGATTACGCAAGTAGGGGGCATTTATCGTGCAAATTCTGTCGTAATTACGACAGGAACTTTCTTGCGTGGGGAAATCATTATTGGGGATCTGCGTTATTCAAGCGGTCCGAATAATCAGCAACCTTCCATTAAATTGGCAGAAAACCTGGAGAAGCTTGGCTTTGAAACAGTTCGCTTTAAAACAGGAACACCTCCACGTGTAAACAGTAACAGCATTGATTACAGCAAAACGGAAATTCAGCCTGGCGACGATGTGCCACGTGCATTTAGTTACGAAACGACTGAATACATTACGGATCAACTACCATGCTGGTTAACGTACACAAACGAAGAAACGCATCAAGTAATTGATGACAATCTTCATTTGTCACCGATGTATTCTGGAATGATTAAAGGAACGGGTCCGCGTTATTGCCCTTCTATCGAAGACAAAGTGGTGCGTTTTAATGACAAACCGCGTCATCAAATCTTTTTAGAACCAGAAGGTCGTAATACGCGTGAGGTTTACGTACAAGGCCTTTCAACTAGTTTACCTGAACACGTCCAGCGGAAGCTGTTAGAATCGATTCCAGGGCTCGAGAAGGCCGAAATGATGCGTGCAGGATATGCCATCGAGTATGATGCCATTGTGCCCACGCAATTATGGCCGACATTAGAGTCGAAACAAATTGAAAATCTTTATACGGCAGGTCAAATTAACGGAACATCTGGTTACGAAGAAGCAGCTGGTCAAGGACTAATGGCGGGCATCAATGCAGCAGCAAAAGTGTTGGGCAAAGAAGAAGTCATCTTAAGTCGTTCAGATGCGTATATCGGTGTATTAATCGATGATTTAGTAACAAAAGGCACAAATGAGCCATATCGCTTACTAACGTCACGTGCTGAATACCGCTTATTACTACGCCATGACAATGCAGATATGCGTTTAACAGAACTAGGATATGCCATTGGCATGGTAAAAGAAGACCGTTACGTGAAATTTCTTTCGAAAAAAGAGCGGATTGAAGAAGAAATTAAACGCTTAAGAAGTGTCATGATCAAACCAAACGAAGCAACCCAGCAAGCAATTCGTGATGCAGGGGGCAGTGAATTAAAAGATGGTATTCGTGGAGCGGACTTATTAAAGAGACCCGAAATGACGTATGATATGATTTCGCAATTGACTGCTTCAACTGTAAATCTTGAGGATGAAGTAAAAGAACAAGTTGAAATTCATATCAAATATGAAGGTTATATTGAGAAATCATTAATGCAAGTTGATAAACTCAAAAAAATGGAAAACAAAAAAATTCCTGATAACATTGATTATCATGCAATCTCTGGAATTGCGACTGAAGCTCGCGGCAAACTGGCAGAAGTTCGCCCGTTGTCGATTGCACAAGCATCACGCATCTCTGGCGTAAATCCGGCTGACATATCCATCTTATTGGTGTATATTGAACAAGGAAAGATTGCAAAAATCTCTGTTTAA
- a CDS encoding ParA family protein — MGRTIAIANQKGGVGKTTSSVNLSACLAYLGKKVLLIDIDPQGNATSGVGVNKGDVEKCIYEVLIDDIAVKDTIMETKVENLHVVPATISLAGAEIELVSTISREARLKNALAEVKDMYDYIIIDCPPSLGLLTLNSLTASDAIIIPVQCEYYALEGLSQLLSTIRLVQKHLNHDLMIDGVLLTMLDARTNLGVQVIEEVKKYFQDKVYKTIIPRNVRLSEAPSHGEPIIIYDPKSRGAEVYLELAKEVIDNG; from the coding sequence GTGGGTAGAACTATTGCGATCGCCAATCAAAAGGGCGGCGTAGGAAAAACAACATCTTCAGTGAACTTAAGTGCCTGCCTTGCTTATTTAGGCAAAAAAGTTCTTTTAATAGATATCGATCCTCAAGGAAACGCGACAAGTGGAGTAGGCGTCAATAAAGGCGATGTAGAGAAATGCATTTATGAAGTGCTAATCGATGACATTGCGGTTAAAGATACAATAATGGAAACAAAAGTGGAAAACTTACATGTAGTTCCAGCCACCATTTCTTTAGCAGGAGCTGAAATCGAGTTGGTATCGACTATCTCGAGAGAAGCGCGCTTGAAAAATGCATTAGCAGAAGTCAAAGATATGTACGATTACATAATCATTGATTGTCCGCCATCTTTAGGGTTATTGACGTTAAATTCTTTAACAGCTTCTGATGCAATCATTATTCCCGTACAATGTGAATATTATGCATTAGAGGGATTAAGCCAGTTATTGAGTACGATTCGCTTAGTACAAAAACATTTAAATCATGATTTAATGATTGATGGTGTACTGCTGACGATGTTAGATGCGCGAACGAATTTAGGAGTACAAGTAATAGAAGAAGTGAAAAAATATTTCCAAGATAAAGTGTATAAAACCATTATTCCAAGAAACGTAAGATTAAGTGAAGCACCGAGCCATGGAGAGCCAATTATTATTTATGATCCAAAATCCAGAGGCGCAGAAGTGTATTTAGAATTGGCAAAGGAAGTGATTGATAATGGCTAA
- the noc gene encoding nucleoid occlusion protein, producing MKSPFSRFFGGGDKANDTAKKEIAEHKASEEVMKLPLDKIHANKYQPRTIFDEEKIEELARTIHVHGVIQPIVVRNSEREGEYEIIAGERRFRAMKSLEWTEVPAIIRNLSDKETASIALIENLQREELTSIEEAHAYRNLLDIQEITQEALAQRLGKGQSTVANKLRLLKLPEEIQTALLNRQLTERHARALLQVKDAEQQKKLFDETIEESLNVKQLEAKVTKLLSTEPKKPKARKKAFSRDMRIAMNTIKESLSMVSKSGIDLTTEEEEHDEYYQITVKIPKKK from the coding sequence ATGAAAAGTCCTTTTTCTCGTTTTTTCGGAGGCGGAGATAAAGCAAATGATACAGCGAAGAAGGAAATAGCAGAACACAAAGCGTCAGAAGAAGTCATGAAATTGCCGCTCGATAAAATACATGCAAACAAATACCAACCGAGAACAATTTTTGATGAAGAAAAGATCGAAGAACTTGCACGAACCATTCATGTCCACGGTGTTATTCAACCGATTGTGGTACGAAATTCTGAAAGAGAAGGCGAGTATGAAATAATCGCTGGTGAACGACGTTTCCGTGCAATGAAATCGCTCGAGTGGACAGAAGTACCGGCGATTATCCGTAACTTAAGTGATAAAGAAACGGCATCTATCGCTTTGATTGAAAATCTTCAGCGCGAGGAACTTACTTCGATAGAAGAAGCGCATGCTTATCGCAATTTGCTAGATATACAAGAAATCACACAAGAAGCTTTAGCGCAGCGCCTTGGTAAAGGCCAGTCAACAGTTGCCAATAAATTACGTTTATTAAAACTGCCAGAAGAGATCCAGACAGCATTACTTAATCGGCAGCTGACAGAACGGCACGCAAGAGCTTTGTTGCAAGTAAAAGATGCAGAACAACAGAAAAAGTTGTTTGATGAAACCATCGAAGAAAGCTTGAACGTAAAACAGTTAGAAGCGAAAGTAACCAAATTGCTTTCAACTGAGCCAAAAAAACCAAAAGCACGTAAAAAAGCCTTTAGCAGAGACATGCGCATTGCGATGAATACGATTAAAGAATCGTTGAGCATGGTTTCCAAAAGTGGTATTGATTTGACGACAGAGGAAGAAGAACACGATGAATATTATCAAATCACCGTGAAAATTCCGAAGAAAAAATAA
- the jag gene encoding RNA-binding cell elongation regulator Jag/EloR, producing the protein MKQITQTGLTVESAISEALEKLQVTREEVKITVIQEEKKGFFGFGAKKAEVEVVVIDKTTDSNQQTLSEPAAEILETPVIAFEEEKKEEVPAISNDKAIQETKNYILSIAKDMKIDDLSITHEKRGNKKVNFYLESEKVAMLIGKRGQTLNSLQQLAQLVANKYSNQFMMIQLDAENYRERRQETLEQLADRMADKAIRTGGRVQFEPMPSYERKVIHQTLSRRLDIDTYSEGKDPNRYLVIEPHK; encoded by the coding sequence GTGAAACAGATTACGCAAACGGGATTAACTGTTGAAAGCGCTATATCTGAAGCATTAGAAAAACTCCAAGTTACACGTGAAGAAGTAAAGATTACAGTTATTCAGGAAGAGAAAAAAGGATTTTTCGGTTTTGGTGCCAAAAAAGCAGAAGTTGAAGTTGTTGTGATTGATAAAACAACAGATTCTAACCAACAAACTTTATCAGAACCGGCTGCTGAAATTCTTGAAACACCTGTAATAGCGTTCGAAGAAGAGAAAAAGGAAGAAGTTCCTGCCATTTCAAATGATAAAGCTATTCAAGAAACGAAAAATTACATTTTATCCATCGCGAAAGACATGAAAATTGATGATTTATCGATTACTCATGAAAAGCGAGGCAATAAAAAAGTGAATTTTTATCTTGAAAGCGAAAAAGTAGCCATGTTGATCGGGAAAAGAGGGCAAACCTTGAATTCTCTTCAACAATTAGCTCAACTCGTTGCCAATAAATATTCAAATCAATTTATGATGATTCAATTAGATGCCGAAAATTATCGTGAACGACGTCAAGAAACGCTGGAACAATTAGCGGATCGTATGGCGGATAAAGCAATTCGGACGGGTGGTCGTGTTCAATTTGAACCAATGCCATCTTACGAACGAAAAGTGATCCATCAAACTTTATCAAGACGTTTAGATATCGATACGTATTCGGAAGGCAAAGATCCGAACCGATATCTTGTTATCGAACCTCATAAATAA
- a CDS encoding ParB/RepB/Spo0J family partition protein — translation MAKGLGKGINALFPGETISDTDKVNQINVGEIQANPYQPRKIFDQVALEELAESIKEHGILQPIVVRKVGEKYEIVVGERRFRAAKSVKLKKVPAIVKDLSDQQMMELAILENLQREDLTPIEEAEAYQKLMEALSLTQEQLAFRLGKSRPHIANHVRLLSLPENVRKLISDKELSMGHGRTLLGLRSKKLIPETAEKVVKENLNVRQLENLVQRLNENVPRETIEKKKDIFIEEKQSELRDRFGTKVQIKKNKNKGKIEIEFFSEDDLERILELLS, via the coding sequence ATGGCTAAAGGACTAGGAAAAGGTATTAATGCATTGTTTCCAGGTGAGACAATTAGCGATACAGATAAAGTAAATCAAATCAACGTAGGCGAAATCCAAGCCAATCCATATCAACCACGGAAAATCTTTGATCAAGTGGCTTTAGAAGAATTGGCAGAATCCATTAAAGAGCACGGGATTCTACAACCGATTGTTGTAAGAAAAGTAGGAGAAAAATATGAAATCGTGGTTGGAGAGCGTCGTTTCCGTGCAGCAAAATCAGTGAAATTGAAGAAAGTTCCAGCGATTGTTAAAGATTTATCAGACCAACAAATGATGGAACTTGCTATATTAGAAAATCTTCAACGTGAAGACTTAACGCCAATTGAAGAAGCAGAAGCTTACCAAAAATTAATGGAAGCTTTAAGTTTAACACAAGAGCAGTTGGCTTTCCGATTAGGTAAGAGTCGTCCACATATCGCCAACCACGTTCGCCTTTTATCATTGCCGGAGAACGTTCGGAAACTCATCTCTGATAAGGAATTGTCGATGGGACATGGACGCACATTATTGGGGTTGAGAAGCAAAAAGCTTATTCCAGAAACAGCTGAAAAAGTCGTGAAGGAAAACCTGAATGTTCGTCAATTGGAAAATCTCGTTCAACGATTAAATGAGAATGTTCCACGTGAAACAATCGAAAAAAAGAAAGATATTTTTATAGAAGAAAAACAATCTGAACTAAGAGATCGTTTCGGTACAAAAGTGCAAATTAAGAAAAACAAGAACAAAGGGAAAATAGAAATCGAATTTTTCTCAGAAGATGACTTAGAACGGATTTTAGAATTATTAAGTTGA